A stretch of the Porifericola rhodea genome encodes the following:
- a CDS encoding oxidoreductase encodes MSQPILKVGIVAYGHIAKKYHAPLLQALPGFEIVKVYERHHKNAEADYPGVKSVASLDALLNDDDIGLIVITSPNQYHFAQAKAALEAGKHVVLEKPFTVSTMEAEMLLQVAKTEDKILSVFHNRRWDGDFKTVKKVLNSGMLGELVEFESRFDRFINYQRENYWREQDIPGAGVLYDLGPHLIDQALQLFGKPKQVFADIRKQRKDSLIDDYFDILFYYDSHKVRLKAGNLVKELQPRFILHGTQGSYVKYGLDAQRLTPINAENLSKADWGKEAEENWGTLNTYYQGLHINAKVETLAGSYQSYYQDIYEAITMGHSPQVSAQDALDSIELIELALSSHQKMAVLSL; translated from the coding sequence ATGTCGCAACCTATCCTAAAAGTAGGCATAGTAGCCTATGGCCATATCGCAAAAAAATATCATGCTCCCCTACTTCAGGCTCTGCCTGGTTTTGAAATTGTTAAGGTTTATGAAAGGCATCATAAAAATGCGGAAGCTGATTACCCGGGTGTAAAAAGTGTGGCTTCTCTGGATGCCTTGCTTAATGATGATGATATTGGCCTGATAGTGATCACCTCTCCCAATCAATACCATTTTGCTCAGGCTAAGGCGGCACTGGAGGCTGGCAAACATGTAGTACTTGAGAAACCTTTTACTGTAAGCACTATGGAGGCGGAAATGCTTCTTCAGGTAGCAAAAACAGAAGATAAAATATTAAGTGTTTTTCATAACCGCCGCTGGGATGGTGACTTCAAGACTGTTAAAAAGGTATTAAACTCAGGTATGTTGGGTGAGTTGGTAGAGTTTGAATCACGTTTTGACCGCTTTATTAATTATCAGAGAGAAAACTACTGGCGAGAGCAGGATATTCCCGGCGCAGGAGTACTATATGACTTGGGCCCTCACCTGATAGATCAGGCTTTACAGTTATTCGGAAAACCTAAACAAGTATTTGCAGACATCAGAAAACAGCGGAAAGATAGTCTGATAGATGACTATTTTGATATACTCTTTTATTATGACAGCCACAAAGTAAGACTTAAGGCCGGTAACCTGGTCAAAGAACTTCAGCCTAGATTTATATTACACGGCACTCAGGGTTCATACGTGAAGTACGGACTAGATGCACAGCGTCTTACACCAATTAATGCCGAAAATCTGAGCAAAGCAGACTGGGGCAAAGAAGCGGAAGAAAACTGGGGAACTTTAAACACTTATTATCAGGGGCTGCATATTAATGCTAAAGTAGAAACATTAGCAGGTAGCTACCAAAGTTACTATCAGGATATTTATGAAGCGATCACTATGGGACATAGCCCTCAGGTTAGCGCGCAAGATGCGCTTGACTCTATTGAGCTTATAGAGCTTGCATTAAGCAGCCATCAGAAAATGGCAGTCTTATCACTCTAA
- a CDS encoding YifB family Mg chelatase-like AAA ATPase: MLAKTYGSAVYGVDAYQITVEVSVGQGLKFFMVGLPDSAVKESQQRVEAAIKHAGYNMPRTKTVVNLAPADIRKEGSAYDLPIALGILAASGQLESPELGRYMIMGELSLDGILRPVRGALPMAIEARKNQFKGMILPKENASEAAIVNNLDVIGVETLQEAIHFLEGKLKLEAHWHETRDIFFQELDNFEVDFADVQGQESIKRALEIAAAGSHNVIMVGPPGSGKTMLARRLPTILPPLTLQEALETTKIHSVAGKLPSNASLIAQRPFCAPHHTISDAALVGGGNIPQPGQISLAHNGILFLDELPEFKRSVLEVMRQPLEERAVTISRARGTVAFPANFMLIASMNPSPSGDFYDPGSTHPDSPAAVQRYLSKISGPLLDRIDIHVEVNPVSFDEMTAQQKQESSASIRERVMLARKMQQNRFDQIRNNGKLDEHVHSNAMMPSHLVKEVCQINQAGKVLLKTAMERLNLSARAYDRILKVSRTIADLSGAEKIEIEHLAEAIQYRSLDREGWFGN; this comes from the coding sequence ATGTTAGCAAAAACTTACGGTAGTGCAGTATATGGTGTAGATGCTTATCAGATCACTGTAGAAGTGAGTGTAGGGCAGGGACTTAAGTTTTTTATGGTTGGTCTGCCAGACAGTGCGGTCAAAGAAAGCCAGCAGAGGGTAGAAGCCGCTATTAAGCATGCGGGCTATAACATGCCGAGAACCAAAACGGTAGTAAATTTAGCTCCGGCAGATATTCGCAAAGAAGGCTCCGCCTACGATTTGCCCATTGCATTAGGTATTCTGGCAGCTTCCGGTCAGTTAGAAAGTCCTGAGCTGGGGCGATATATGATTATGGGAGAATTGTCTCTGGACGGTATACTCCGCCCGGTAAGAGGCGCATTGCCTATGGCCATAGAGGCACGCAAAAACCAGTTTAAAGGAATGATTCTGCCTAAAGAAAACGCCAGCGAGGCCGCAATTGTCAATAATCTGGATGTAATAGGTGTAGAAACTTTACAGGAGGCTATACACTTTTTAGAAGGCAAACTGAAACTTGAAGCCCACTGGCATGAGACTCGTGATATTTTTTTCCAGGAGTTGGACAACTTTGAGGTTGATTTCGCTGACGTACAGGGGCAGGAGAGTATCAAAAGAGCTTTAGAAATAGCAGCTGCTGGTTCTCATAATGTGATTATGGTAGGCCCTCCCGGTTCAGGCAAAACTATGCTGGCGCGCAGGCTTCCTACTATTCTTCCTCCACTTACTTTGCAGGAGGCTTTAGAAACCACTAAAATTCACTCTGTTGCCGGTAAATTACCCTCTAATGCATCACTTATTGCACAACGACCGTTTTGTGCCCCTCATCATACCATTAGCGATGCAGCATTAGTTGGAGGAGGCAATATTCCCCAACCCGGACAAATTTCTCTGGCCCACAATGGTATCCTCTTTCTGGATGAGCTGCCAGAGTTCAAAAGATCTGTGCTGGAAGTGATGCGTCAGCCACTGGAAGAAAGGGCCGTCACAATCTCCCGAGCCAGGGGCACTGTAGCTTTCCCTGCTAACTTTATGCTAATTGCCAGCATGAACCCCAGCCCTTCTGGAGATTTCTATGATCCGGGCAGCACCCACCCTGACTCTCCGGCAGCCGTACAGCGTTATTTAAGTAAGATCAGTGGTCCCTTGCTGGACCGTATTGATATTCATGTTGAGGTTAACCCGGTCTCTTTTGATGAGATGACAGCCCAGCAAAAACAAGAAAGTAGTGCCAGTATTCGCGAAAGGGTAATGCTCGCTCGTAAAATGCAGCAGAACAGATTTGACCAGATTCGTAATAATGGCAAACTAGATGAGCATGTTCACTCCAATGCCATGATGCCTTCTCATCTGGTGAAAGAAGTATGTCAGATCAACCAGGCAGGCAAAGTACTGTTAAAAACCGCAATGGAGAGACTGAATCTATCTGCTCGTGCATATGACCGTATTCTTAAGGTATCGCGGACCATTGCCGACTTATCAGGAGCAGAAAAAATTGAGATTGAGCATCTTGCCGAAGCGATTCAGTACCGAAGCCTGGATAGAGAAGGTTGGTTCGGGAATTAA
- the lpcA gene encoding D-sedoheptulose 7-phosphate isomerase: MQDLIKNELTQAQHVLQQFVENPDNLSRIEKAAQLFANTIKNGNKIFSCGNGGSHCDAMHFAEELSGRYRENRPALPALAISDPSHISCVGNDFGYDYIFSRYLEGLGNEGDALLAISTSGNSKNVIEGVKMARQKGMRVVALSGKDGGELGPLADVEIRVPHSGFADRVQEIHIKVIHILILLIEKQVL, from the coding sequence GTGCAAGACCTAATCAAAAACGAGCTGACCCAAGCGCAGCATGTGTTACAACAATTTGTTGAAAACCCGGATAACCTGTCCCGGATAGAAAAGGCAGCGCAACTTTTTGCAAATACTATAAAAAACGGAAACAAAATTTTTAGCTGTGGCAATGGAGGCTCACACTGTGATGCCATGCATTTTGCGGAAGAGCTTAGTGGACGCTATCGTGAGAACCGTCCTGCCCTGCCTGCACTGGCTATTTCTGATCCCAGCCATATATCCTGCGTAGGTAATGATTTTGGCTACGACTATATTTTTTCGCGCTACCTGGAAGGGCTGGGTAACGAAGGAGATGCTTTGCTCGCTATTAGTACCAGTGGCAACTCTAAAAACGTAATTGAAGGAGTTAAAATGGCCCGGCAAAAAGGTATGAGGGTAGTAGCCCTAAGTGGTAAAGACGGAGGAGAGCTAGGCCCTCTGGCTGATGTAGAAATTCGGGTACCCCACTCTGGCTTTGCCGATCGCGTGCAGGAAATTCACATCAAGGTTATACACATCCTTATCTTACTGATAGAGAAGCAAGTCCTGTAA